The Apium graveolens cultivar Ventura chromosome 6, ASM990537v1, whole genome shotgun sequence genome contains a region encoding:
- the LOC141666996 gene encoding small ribosomal subunit protein eS27y-like, translating into MALSNDIDLLNPPADVDKRKHKLKRLVPTPNSFFMDVKCEGCFNSTTVFSHSQTVVVCGNCHKLLCQPTGGRARLTGGQLV; encoded by the exons ATG GCTTTGTCTAATGATATCGATTTGTTGAACCCACCAGCTGATGTTGATAAGAGGAAGCATAAGCTTAAGCGTCTCGTTCCAACCCCCAATTCTTTCTTCATG GATGTGAAATGCGAAGGCTGCTTTAACAG CACCACTGTGTTCAGTCATTCTCAGACTGTTGTGGTGTGCGGGAACTGCCATAAGTTGTTATGCCAGCCAACTGGTGGTCGTGCAAGGCTTACTGGTGGTCAGTTGGTTTAG
- the LOC141666995 gene encoding uncharacterized protein LOC141666995 → MGLKFLNKKGWHTGSLRNIENVWKAEQKRDAEDKKLEELRKQIHEERERSEFRLLQQQAGLIPKQERLDFLYDSGLAVGKASESDGFKSLEALPSAQPDVAASTSAKPVVPGALFEDKPQSANDAWRKLHSDPLLLIRQREQEALARVKNNPVQMAMIRESVQAKKHKKSADRKEHGKKHKKSKHKKYSSSGHHSHSEDATAERGDKMVSKKRERKHSDRLNEASSDSGYESSKAVHKDRKSHRESKYKEPSSTTLSGGTIEKSSRQEKSAPVEYNHKGLADSDYARREGDGRNRNVSETGSRHGSISRNRRNPVKLSEEERAAKLKEMQMDAELHEEQRWKRLKKAEEDDAREVTQGHDKRNFLDDVTRSVYGAEKGGSSSIGESVRRRAHYSQGRSQVGEGNAFRR, encoded by the exons ATGGGATTAAAGTTTTTAAACAAGAAAGGATGGCACACCGGAAGTCTCCGCAACATCGAAAACGTCTGGAAAGCCGAGCAGAAACGCGACGCCGAGGACAAAAAACTCGAAGAGCTCCGTAAACAAATCCACGAAGAACGCGAACGCTCCGAGTTTCGTCTTCTCCAACAACAGGCCGGCCTCATTCC GAAGCAAGAGAGATTAGATTTTTTGTATGATTCTGGATTGGCGGTTGGTAAGGCGAGTGAGTCCGATGGGTTTAAGTCACTTGAGGCTTTGCCTAGTGCTCAGCCTGATGTGGCTGCTTCCACTAGTGCCAAACCGGTTGTTCCGGGAGCGTTGTTTGAGGATAAGCCACAGTCGGCTAATGATGCATGGAGGAAGCTGCATTCCGATCCTTTGCTTTTGATTAGGCAACGTGAGCAGGAGGCGCTTGCTCGGGTTAAGAATAATCCTGTTCAGATGGCCATGATTCGAGAATCG GTCCAAGCAAAGAAACATAAGAAGTCTGCAGATAGGAAAGAACATGGAAAGAAACATAAAAAGTCAAAGCATAAAAAGTATTCGTCATCGGGGCACCATTCTCACTCGGAAGATGCCACTGCAGAAAGGGGAGATAAAATGGTTTCTAAAAAACGTGAGAGGAAACACAGTGACCGGTTAAATGAAGCATCTTCAGATTCAGGATATGAATCGAGTAAAGCTGTTCACAAAGATCGTAAATCACACAGGGAGTCGAAATACAAAGAACCATCATCTACTACCTTATCTGGAGGCACCATTGAAAAAAGTTCCCGACAGGAAAAATCTGCACCTGTAGAATACAATCACAAGGGGTTGGCAGATTCTGATTATGCCAGAAGAGAGGGAGACGGAAGAAATCGTAATGTTTCCGAGACAGGGTCAAGGCATGGTTCAATCTCTAGAAATCGGAGAAATCCTGTAAAACTTTCGGAAGAAGAGAGAGCTGCTAAATTGAAGGAGATGCAAATGGATGCCGAGCTTCATGAAGAGCAGAGATGGAAACGTCTAAAAAAAGCGGAGGAGGATGATGCTCGTGAAGTTACTCAAGGACATGATAAGCGAAATTTCTTAGATGATGTTACAAGAAGTGTGTATGGTGCTGAAAAGGGGGGAAGCTCCTCAATAGGTGAAAGTGTACGACGGCGGGCACATTATTCACAGGGAAGATCTCAAGTCGGTGAAGGCAATGCCTTTCGGCGCTAA